A stretch of Suncus etruscus isolate mSunEtr1 chromosome 9, mSunEtr1.pri.cur, whole genome shotgun sequence DNA encodes these proteins:
- the LOC126018334 gene encoding cytochrome c oxidase assembly factor 4 homolog, mitochondrial — MSTPGHAWNRRVKKDDEEEDPLDQLISRSGCAASHYAVQECMAQHQDWRQCQPQVQAFRNCMNKHQSKRLEELQRRKEQTSAPH, encoded by the coding sequence ATGTCAACTCCAGGCCACGCCTGGAACAGACGAGTGAAGAaggatgatgaggaagaagaCCCACTGGACCAGCTGATCTCTCGTTCCGGCTGTGCTGCTTCCCATTATGCAGTGCAGGAGTGCATGGCCCAGCACCAGGACTGGAGACAATGCCAGCCACAGGTGCAGGCCTTCAGAAACTGCATGAATAAACACCAGTCAAAGCGTCTAGAGGAGCTTCAGAGAAGAAAAGAGCAAACCAGTGCCCCCCACTGA